The proteins below come from a single Ptychodera flava strain L36383 chromosome 6, AS_Pfla_20210202, whole genome shotgun sequence genomic window:
- the LOC139135361 gene encoding adhesion G protein-coupled receptor B3-like isoform X2 has protein sequence MNIFVVLLAITGYTVKLSFFGKFASSQSTALPGDGLYWQNDTEWSVCSEACNNTGIEERNSTCVRQNVTGLPSSAVHCDIENETIVDTRECYTDPCPVIFHIGCWTSLDSPQIDSIEGEGSPVLYGDWNERSHPVERCAIAATDLGFDIFALRNGGECLSSSVAVRKFYLKGPGTRCDGGTGRGRTNMDVYTSDPGTHVGEWTGWTVWSSCEAACAGGNQTRERFCVASDECEGESFQYQSCNEDPCPWADQEPTDVYRWLGCRKYSLPESLENENISVLDGDPTKRAVATVKCARAAYGAAMFSVGNGYCHKSLDYSDEYLTTWPDDICKDGRGSYRSSDFFIYTSEPESQVIDGQWSPWTAYTSCTVACDGGTRNRSRACVNPPPDPTGQDCDGDALEVDNCNVEVCPEDFAYKHIGCWTDTNEHSIESLEGDHALLDLKPAVRLDIIRKCALAAYRLNYKVFALQAGGSCRTDAWAQCNFDKYSPIDCGESEGLGGNLINDVYSLDVSVPDGVLSLDFPECFPEEEEDQKLQVQLKYLKSKKSLTLTEATTVLDQYLDYMADVEHLSSETLINSLGILEEIAAKTIVPVDSDVEEYMLKFARASSDLLDESEKETWIESYNETSKMLLINEVHGINVAKNMNPGDSELVIAENLVIQSTAISIADGDSSVLYGVTLPFSAVPEDLTKANFKPSTVYLPPSVFQSEEYQATDVVLVTSANYKTIGELLPLSMARSNSSGMVNDSAVNSAVTSVRLEPPLTSTLTTEPILVTLTHLHPAKSDEPNVSCVFWDFTANPETNGAWSTKGCGIYSQNATHTVCDCYHLTSFGVLMKVTDFEISAADQFALSIITYVCCAISLLALTVAFGIFVYLDNLSSERTTIHKNLIIAIGFGQIVYLAGIGSIGNEVACTAVAILLHFFYTAAFTWMLNEGLHLYSKVVEVFSNSSKLIYYYVIGWGIPLFIVCISVAIRYDGYGTESFCWLSIEDGLIWAFVGPVLTIIVINFIVMVLVIRIIILSASAIALQAGKENAGHIKAGVKGLMILLPILGVTWLCGLFALNEHLIFMEYLFAIFNSLQGLFIFIFHCVGSSEVRSAFNRKKEQRSLTKDFNTVISTGSKGFNTDTGTTKLGESTASQVQIMLTPADVIETEIERDGDIVIEDDPSDGEDSKQNWKKPLADDRNEQDGYYNSAMEWNMEYDRSSRVASNAVRPVSSGSSQSGGDQVRLVESETTKSDDSSSVSSRPSSMIHYHGRTPSSPARSIPEVI, from the exons GTGACATTGAGAATGAAACGATCGTCGACACAAGGGAATGTTACACAGACCCCTGCCCAG TCATTTTCCACATTGGTTGCTGGACATCGCTGGATTCCCCACAAATCGACTCAATCGAAGGAGAAGGTTCACCTGTCCTGTATGGTGATTGGAATGAGAGGTCACATCCTGTAGAAAGGTGCGCCATAGCAGCCACTGATCTTGGCTTTGACATATTTGCACTGAGGAACGGAGGAGAATGTTTGTCTTCATCTGTTGCCGTTCGCAAGTTTTACTTGAAAGGCCCTGGTACAAGGTGTGATGGTGGCACAGGTCGTGGAAGGACAAATATGGATGTCTACACTTCCGACCCAG GTACGCACGTTGGTGAGTGGACTGGTTGGACGGTATGGTCGTCCTGTGAAGCAGCATGTGCAGGTGGCAATCAAACCAGAGAAAGATTCTGCGTAGCCAGCGATGAATGCGAAGGAGAGTCATTTCAGTACCAGTCATGTAACGAAGATCCCTGTCCTTGGGCTGATCAAGAACCAACAGATG TTTATAGATGGTTAGGCTGCCGTAAGTATAGCCTACCTGAAAGTTTGGAAAATGAGAATATTTCTGTGCTGGATGGCGACCCTACGAAGCGGGCGGTGGCTACCGTGAAGTGTGCCAGAGCTGCATATGGGGCTGCAATGTTCTCTGTGGGTAATGGCTATTGCCACAAGAGCCTTGACTACTCAGATGAGTATCTAACAACGTGGCCAGATGACATATGCAAGGATGGCAGGGGTAGCTACAGAAGTTCAGATTTCTTTATTTATACTTCAG AACCAGAATCACAAGTCATCGATGGGCAGTGGTCACCATGGACTGCATATACATCGTGTACAGTTGCATGTGATGGTGGCACAAGAAACAGAAGTAGGGCGTGTGTTAATCCTCCCCCTGACCCAACTGGTCAGGATTGCGATGGAGATGCACTTGAAGTTGACAACTGCAATGTTGAAGTGTGCCCAGAAGACTTTG CATACAAGCACATTGGTTGTTGGACAGACACAAATGAGCACAGCATTGAAAGTCTGGAAGGAGATCATGCATTGCTGGATCTGAAACCAGCCGTTCGACTCGACATCATCCGCAAATGTGCTCTGGCTGCGTACAGACTGAACTACAAAGTGTTTGCACTGCAGGCTGGTGGATCCTGCAGAACAG ATGCATGGGCGCAGTGTAACTTTGATAAGTATTCACCCATTGACTGTGGAGAATCGGAAGGTCTCGGTGGAAACCTAATCAATGATGTCTATTCACTTGATGTCTCTGTACCAGATGGTGTTCTCAGTCTTGACTTCCCTG AATGTTTTCCTGAAGAGGAAGAAGACCAAAAGTTGCAAGTTCAG ttgaaatatttgaaaagtaaGAAGTCATTGACCTTGACTGAAGCCACTACTGTCCTTGACCAGTACTTGGATTACATGGCTGACGTAGAGCACCTTTCAAGCGAGACCCTTATCAACAGTCTGGGCATCTTGGAAGAAATTGCCGCGAAGACCATAGTCCCCGTGGACTCTGATGTGGAGGAGTACATGCTGAAGTTTGCCAGGGCGTCGAGTGATCTACTGGATGAAAGTGAGAAAGAGACCTGGATAGAG TCTTACAATGAAACCAGCAAGATGTTATTGATCAATGAAGTCCATGGTATCAACGTTGCCAAGAACATGAATCCCGGTGATTCTGAACTTGTGATTGCTGAAAATTTAG TTATCCAGTCTACCGCTATCAGTATAGCTGATGGTGATTCAAGTGTTCTATATGGTGTCACCTTGCCTTTCTCCGCTGTCCCTGAGGACCTGACCAAGGCTAACTTCAAGCCAAGCACTGTTTACCTGCCTCCATCAGTATTCCAAAGTGAAGAATACCAAG CTACTGATGTTGTGTTGGTGACCAGTGCCAACTACAAGACCATTGGTGAACTGTTACCGCTGTCCATGGCAAGATCAAACAG TTCCGGCATGGTGAACGACTCAGCTGTCAACTCCGCAGTCACATCTGTCAGACTAGAACCGCCTCTCACCAGCACCCTGACAACAGAACCTATCCTAGTAACACTGACTCATCTCCATCCTGCCAAATCTGATGAGCCAAATGTCAGCTGTGTTTTCTGGGATTTCACTGCAAA CCCTGAAACCAACGGCGCATGGTCCACCAAGGGTTGTGGAATTTACAGTCAGAATGCCACACACACAGTGTGTGACTGTTATCATCTGACCAGCTTTGGTGTCCTCATGAAAGTGACAGATTTCGAG ATATCAGCGGCTGATCAGTTTGCACTGAGTATTATCACATATGTCTGCTGTGCTATTTCACTGCTGGCTCTGACTGTAGCATTTGGGATATTTGTGTACTTAGA CAATCTTTCTTCAGAACGAACAACAATTCACAAGAATTTGATTATTGCCATCGGTTTTGGTCAGATTGTTTACTTGGCTGGTATAGGCTCCATAGGCAATGAG GTTGCCTGCACAGCAGTCGCCATTCTGTTACATTTCTTCTACACTGCTGCTTTCACCTGGATGTTAAATGAAGGTCTCCATCTCTACAGTAAAGTGGTTGAGGTGTTCAGCAACAGCAGCAAACTCATCTACTACTATGTCATTGGATGGG GGATACCATTGTTCATTGTGTGCATCTCAGTGGCAATAAGATATGATGGCTACGGCACAGAATCTTT TTGTTGGCTAAGCATTGAAGACGGCCTGATATGGGCATTTGTTGGTCCAGTTCTGACAATCATTGTG ATCAATTTCATTGTCATGGTGCTGGTCATCCGTATCATCATTTTATCAGCGTCAGCCATAGCACTGCAGGCTGGCAAAGAGAACGCAGGTCACATCAA AGCTGGAGTGAAGGGCTTGATGATATTGCTGCCTATCCTTGGAGTAACCTGGCTGTGTGGTCTCTTTGCTCTCAATGAACACCTTATCTTCATGGAGTATCTCTTTGCCATTTTCAACTCCTTACAAGGTCTCTTCATATTCATCTTTCACTGTGTGGGCAGCTCAGAG GTGAGATCAGCGTTCAATCGGAAGAAAGAGCAGCGATCTCTGACCAAGGACTTCAACACTGTGATATCCACCGGATCAAAGGGATTCAATACAGACACCGGAACGACAAAGTTGGGAGAG AGCACTGCAAGCCAGGTACAAATCATGCTGACCCCGGCCGATGTCATAGAAACTGAGATAGAACGTGATGGTGACATTGTAATTGAAGATGACCCCAGTGATGGAGAGGATAGCAAACAGAACTGGAAGAAACCACTCGCTGATGACAGGAATGAACAAGACGGCTACTACAACTCCGCCATGGAATGGA ACATGGAGTATGACAGATCAAGTCGTGTTGCGTCTAATGCCGTAAGACCAGTCTCATCTGGGAGTAGCCAGTCTGGAGGCGACCAGGTGAGACTGGTGGAAAGTGAGACCACAAAGTCAGATGACAGCTCCAGTGTGAGCAGCCGACCATCTTCGATGATTCACTACCATGGCAGGACTCCATCTTCACCAGCCAGGAGTATTCCAGAGGTGATCTAA
- the LOC139135361 gene encoding adhesion G protein-coupled receptor B3-like isoform X1 produces the protein MNIFVVLLAITGYTVKLSFFGKFASSQSTALPGDGLYWQNDTEWSVCSEACNNTGIEERNSTCVRQNVTGLPSSAVHCDIENETIVDTRECYTDPCPVIFHIGCWTSLDSPQIDSIEGEGSPVLYGDWNERSHPVERCAIAATDLGFDIFALRNGGECLSSSVAVRKFYLKGPGTRCDGGTGRGRTNMDVYTSDPGTHVGEWTGWTVWSSCEAACAGGNQTRERFCVASDECEGESFQYQSCNEDPCPWADQEPTDVYRWLGCRKYSLPESLENENISVLDGDPTKRAVATVKCARAAYGAAMFSVGNGYCHKSLDYSDEYLTTWPDDICKDGRGSYRSSDFFIYTSEPESQVIDGQWSPWTAYTSCTVACDGGTRNRSRACVNPPPDPTGQDCDGDALEVDNCNVEVCPEDFAYKHIGCWTDTNEHSIESLEGDHALLDLKPAVRLDIIRKCALAAYRLNYKVFALQAGGSCRTDAWAQCNFDKYSPIDCGESEGLGGNLINDVYSLDVSVPDGVLSLDFPECFPEEEEDQKLQVQLKYLKSKKSLTLTEATTVLDQYLDYMADVEHLSSETLINSLGILEEIAAKTIVPVDSDVEEYMLKFARASSDLLDESEKETWIESYNETSKMLLINEVHGINVAKNMNPGDSELVIAENLVIQSTAISIADGDSSVLYGVTLPFSAVPEDLTKANFKPSTVYLPPSVFQSEEYQATDVVLVTSANYKTIGELLPLSMARSNSSGMVNDSAVNSAVTSVRLEPPLTSTLTTEPILVTLTHLHPAKSDEPNVSCVFWDFTANPETNGAWSTKGCGIYSQNATHTVCDCYHLTSFGVLMKVTDFEISAADQFALSIITYVCCAISLLALTVAFGIFVYLDNLSSERTTIHKNLIIAIGFGQIVYLAGIGSIGNEVACTAVAILLHFFYTAAFTWMLNEGLHLYSKVVEVFSNSSKLIYYYVIGWGIPLFIVCISVAIRYDGYGTESFCWLSIEDGLIWAFVGPVLTIIVINFIVMVLVIRIIILSASAIALQAGKENAGHIKAGVKGLMILLPILGVTWLCGLFALNEHLIFMEYLFAIFNSLQGLFIFIFHCVGSSEVRSAFNRKKEQRSLTKDFNTVISTGSKGFNTDTGTTKLGESTASQVQIMLTPADVIETEIERDGDIVIEDDPSDGEDSKQNWKKPLADDRNEQDGYYNSAMEWNMEYDRSSRVASNAVRPVSSGSSQSGGDQVRLVESETTKSDDSSSVSSRPSSMIHYHGRTPSSPARSIPEVEMTMPNQIAVTETANLHSTPESRNNLYHRSSKLYKSS, from the exons GTGACATTGAGAATGAAACGATCGTCGACACAAGGGAATGTTACACAGACCCCTGCCCAG TCATTTTCCACATTGGTTGCTGGACATCGCTGGATTCCCCACAAATCGACTCAATCGAAGGAGAAGGTTCACCTGTCCTGTATGGTGATTGGAATGAGAGGTCACATCCTGTAGAAAGGTGCGCCATAGCAGCCACTGATCTTGGCTTTGACATATTTGCACTGAGGAACGGAGGAGAATGTTTGTCTTCATCTGTTGCCGTTCGCAAGTTTTACTTGAAAGGCCCTGGTACAAGGTGTGATGGTGGCACAGGTCGTGGAAGGACAAATATGGATGTCTACACTTCCGACCCAG GTACGCACGTTGGTGAGTGGACTGGTTGGACGGTATGGTCGTCCTGTGAAGCAGCATGTGCAGGTGGCAATCAAACCAGAGAAAGATTCTGCGTAGCCAGCGATGAATGCGAAGGAGAGTCATTTCAGTACCAGTCATGTAACGAAGATCCCTGTCCTTGGGCTGATCAAGAACCAACAGATG TTTATAGATGGTTAGGCTGCCGTAAGTATAGCCTACCTGAAAGTTTGGAAAATGAGAATATTTCTGTGCTGGATGGCGACCCTACGAAGCGGGCGGTGGCTACCGTGAAGTGTGCCAGAGCTGCATATGGGGCTGCAATGTTCTCTGTGGGTAATGGCTATTGCCACAAGAGCCTTGACTACTCAGATGAGTATCTAACAACGTGGCCAGATGACATATGCAAGGATGGCAGGGGTAGCTACAGAAGTTCAGATTTCTTTATTTATACTTCAG AACCAGAATCACAAGTCATCGATGGGCAGTGGTCACCATGGACTGCATATACATCGTGTACAGTTGCATGTGATGGTGGCACAAGAAACAGAAGTAGGGCGTGTGTTAATCCTCCCCCTGACCCAACTGGTCAGGATTGCGATGGAGATGCACTTGAAGTTGACAACTGCAATGTTGAAGTGTGCCCAGAAGACTTTG CATACAAGCACATTGGTTGTTGGACAGACACAAATGAGCACAGCATTGAAAGTCTGGAAGGAGATCATGCATTGCTGGATCTGAAACCAGCCGTTCGACTCGACATCATCCGCAAATGTGCTCTGGCTGCGTACAGACTGAACTACAAAGTGTTTGCACTGCAGGCTGGTGGATCCTGCAGAACAG ATGCATGGGCGCAGTGTAACTTTGATAAGTATTCACCCATTGACTGTGGAGAATCGGAAGGTCTCGGTGGAAACCTAATCAATGATGTCTATTCACTTGATGTCTCTGTACCAGATGGTGTTCTCAGTCTTGACTTCCCTG AATGTTTTCCTGAAGAGGAAGAAGACCAAAAGTTGCAAGTTCAG ttgaaatatttgaaaagtaaGAAGTCATTGACCTTGACTGAAGCCACTACTGTCCTTGACCAGTACTTGGATTACATGGCTGACGTAGAGCACCTTTCAAGCGAGACCCTTATCAACAGTCTGGGCATCTTGGAAGAAATTGCCGCGAAGACCATAGTCCCCGTGGACTCTGATGTGGAGGAGTACATGCTGAAGTTTGCCAGGGCGTCGAGTGATCTACTGGATGAAAGTGAGAAAGAGACCTGGATAGAG TCTTACAATGAAACCAGCAAGATGTTATTGATCAATGAAGTCCATGGTATCAACGTTGCCAAGAACATGAATCCCGGTGATTCTGAACTTGTGATTGCTGAAAATTTAG TTATCCAGTCTACCGCTATCAGTATAGCTGATGGTGATTCAAGTGTTCTATATGGTGTCACCTTGCCTTTCTCCGCTGTCCCTGAGGACCTGACCAAGGCTAACTTCAAGCCAAGCACTGTTTACCTGCCTCCATCAGTATTCCAAAGTGAAGAATACCAAG CTACTGATGTTGTGTTGGTGACCAGTGCCAACTACAAGACCATTGGTGAACTGTTACCGCTGTCCATGGCAAGATCAAACAG TTCCGGCATGGTGAACGACTCAGCTGTCAACTCCGCAGTCACATCTGTCAGACTAGAACCGCCTCTCACCAGCACCCTGACAACAGAACCTATCCTAGTAACACTGACTCATCTCCATCCTGCCAAATCTGATGAGCCAAATGTCAGCTGTGTTTTCTGGGATTTCACTGCAAA CCCTGAAACCAACGGCGCATGGTCCACCAAGGGTTGTGGAATTTACAGTCAGAATGCCACACACACAGTGTGTGACTGTTATCATCTGACCAGCTTTGGTGTCCTCATGAAAGTGACAGATTTCGAG ATATCAGCGGCTGATCAGTTTGCACTGAGTATTATCACATATGTCTGCTGTGCTATTTCACTGCTGGCTCTGACTGTAGCATTTGGGATATTTGTGTACTTAGA CAATCTTTCTTCAGAACGAACAACAATTCACAAGAATTTGATTATTGCCATCGGTTTTGGTCAGATTGTTTACTTGGCTGGTATAGGCTCCATAGGCAATGAG GTTGCCTGCACAGCAGTCGCCATTCTGTTACATTTCTTCTACACTGCTGCTTTCACCTGGATGTTAAATGAAGGTCTCCATCTCTACAGTAAAGTGGTTGAGGTGTTCAGCAACAGCAGCAAACTCATCTACTACTATGTCATTGGATGGG GGATACCATTGTTCATTGTGTGCATCTCAGTGGCAATAAGATATGATGGCTACGGCACAGAATCTTT TTGTTGGCTAAGCATTGAAGACGGCCTGATATGGGCATTTGTTGGTCCAGTTCTGACAATCATTGTG ATCAATTTCATTGTCATGGTGCTGGTCATCCGTATCATCATTTTATCAGCGTCAGCCATAGCACTGCAGGCTGGCAAAGAGAACGCAGGTCACATCAA AGCTGGAGTGAAGGGCTTGATGATATTGCTGCCTATCCTTGGAGTAACCTGGCTGTGTGGTCTCTTTGCTCTCAATGAACACCTTATCTTCATGGAGTATCTCTTTGCCATTTTCAACTCCTTACAAGGTCTCTTCATATTCATCTTTCACTGTGTGGGCAGCTCAGAG GTGAGATCAGCGTTCAATCGGAAGAAAGAGCAGCGATCTCTGACCAAGGACTTCAACACTGTGATATCCACCGGATCAAAGGGATTCAATACAGACACCGGAACGACAAAGTTGGGAGAG AGCACTGCAAGCCAGGTACAAATCATGCTGACCCCGGCCGATGTCATAGAAACTGAGATAGAACGTGATGGTGACATTGTAATTGAAGATGACCCCAGTGATGGAGAGGATAGCAAACAGAACTGGAAGAAACCACTCGCTGATGACAGGAATGAACAAGACGGCTACTACAACTCCGCCATGGAATGGA ACATGGAGTATGACAGATCAAGTCGTGTTGCGTCTAATGCCGTAAGACCAGTCTCATCTGGGAGTAGCCAGTCTGGAGGCGACCAGGTGAGACTGGTGGAAAGTGAGACCACAAAGTCAGATGACAGCTCCAGTGTGAGCAGCCGACCATCTTCGATGATTCACTACCATGGCAGGACTCCATCTTCACCAGCCAGGAGTATTCCAGAG GTTGAAATGACAATGCCGAATCAAATCGCCGTCACAGAGACAGCCAACCTCCACAGCACGCCTGAGAGCAGAAACAACCTCTATCACCGCTCGTCAAAATTGTACAAAAGCAGCTAA
- the LOC139135362 gene encoding integrator complex subunit 13-like: MTFPIDHKTVFVLDHSPEFAESCKHNVDFDIFTKSRGTTGVIPLAPIAKSLWTCAVEATLEYCRIVYDIFPSGKLIRFIASDTEAHILNSWQTDEQGLSHITQSFARLGPPSETDDSSECSVMHGLASAVEVLCECTEKQHEVRTSMTEESSRIKNRGRIVCITSVKSDSHVKMLEEWVLDAISQHNKLAAGSDSLMPINYCEFYLIHTMPLGMDAPITEDKHNVSSVLGSVITVSRSGRYLAQKLAQIVQVHFDLSSTTITGIPMKEEQNASSSANYDVELLHHRSAHFDKLSGAPSTSDGVSGLTLKWCTPRSNTIELQHCIGACRVTPVDVISRPSSCLTNFLLNGRQVMLEQPRKTGAKVISHMLTSHGGEIYIHCLAINRSTLEDPPSISEGCGGRVTDYRITDFGEFMKENRVAPKEPTMEETEERPLHRMKAQLERQTRHWPMVISHTIVFNMLSHVDPLPSLVTKEHLDEDDVLECKKSIYHLVGMESRSEALPVPVMGTRGKGPKREEQYRQMWSELETLVRSCSDLSPAHEQVLECLLECRKPSEENPKTSKRKAAMEVKEEVVEKVPVSETEQAWQALDNYKGMSEREKRDFNLGDTNNDHMKYDSPLSPEPPVKKQKALTGDKQKGGGPKSFLALWNNKLSSIYSKKHVEFAGRLATSGSMGELYPHLNSDGESSPVNGNGKA, encoded by the exons ATGACATTTCCTATAGACCACAAGACAGTTTTTGTACTGGACCACAGTCCGGAGTTTGCAGAGTCATGTAAACACAATGTGGACTTTGATATCTTCACCAAGTCTAGAGGGACCACGGGAGTTATTCCCTTGGCCCCGATAGCTAAATCGCTGTGGACGTGCGCAGTGGAGGCAACGCTAGAGTACTGTAGGATCGTGTATGATATATTTCCTTCAGGCAAGCTG ATTAGATTTATAGCAAGTGACACGGAGGCACACATACTGAACTCTTGGCAGACAGACGAACAAGGGCTTTCACAT ATCACACAGTCATTTGCAAGACTGGGACCACCTAGTGAGACCGATGATTCGTCAGAGTGCAGTGTCATGCATGGCTTGGCATCGGCCGTGGAGGTGCTGTGTGAATGCACAGAGAAGCAACATGAAGTCAGGACGTCAATGACGGAAGAAAGCAGCAGAATCAAGAACAGAGGGCGTATTGTCTGCATTACATCTGTCAAAAg CGACAGCCATGTGAAGATGCTGGAAGAGTGGGTGCTGGATGCCATATCTCAGCACAACAAACTTGCCGCTGGCTCAGACAG TCTGATGCCGATCAACTACTGCGAGTTTTACCTGATCCATACCATGCCTCTGGGCATGGATGCGCCAATCACCGAAGACAAACACAACGTCTCCAGCGTTCTCGGTAGTGTCATCACGGTGAGCAGATCGGGGCGGTATCTGGCACAGAAGCTGGCACAGATCGTTCAGGTGCACTTTGACCTATCGAGCACAACCATCACCGGCATACCAATGAAA GAAGAGCAAAATGCCAGTAGTTCAGCAAACTATGATGTTGAGTTATTGCACCATCGGTCAGCACACTTTGACAAATTGTCAGGTGCGCCCTCAACAAGTGATGGGGTTTCTGGACTTACGCTGAAGTGGTGTACACCACGATCTAACACTATAG AATTACAGCACTGTATTGGAGCATGTCGCGTGACCCCAGTTGAT GTGATTAGCAGGCCCTCATCCTGCCTGACCAACTTTCTCCTCAATGGCAGACAGGTGATGCTGGAACAGCCTAGGAAGACCGGGGCAAAGGTCATATCACACATGCTGACCAGCCATGGTGGCGAAATCTACATCCACTGCCTTGCCATCAACCGGTCAACACTAGAAGACCCTCCGTCCATCAGTGAAGGGTGTGGCGGCAGAGTCACCGACTACAGAATAACA GATTTTGGtgaattcatgaaagaaaacagagttGCACCGAAAGAACCAACCATGGAAGAAACTGAAGAGCGACCTCTTCATAGAA TGAAGGCCCAGTTGGAGCGACAGACCAGACACTGGCCAATGGTCATCAGTCACACCATAGTATTCAATATGctttct CATGTAGATCCACTGCCATCACTGGTAACCAAGGAACATTTGGATGAAGATGATGTCTTGGAATGTAAGAAGTCCATCTATCATTTGGTTGGCATGGAGAGCCGAAGTGAAGCGTTACCAGTACCTGTGATGGGAACCCGTGGCAAAGGACCAAAACG AGAGGAGCAGTACAGACAGATGTGGTCTGAACTTGAAACCTTGGTGAGGTCATGCAGTGACCTCTCACCTGCACATGAACAAGTACTGGAGTGCCTCCTGGAGTGTCGAAAGCCATCGGAGGAAAACCCTAAGACTTCAAAGAGGAAAGCCGCGATGGAAGTGAAAGAGGAGGTTGTAGAGAAGGTACCAGTTTCGGAAACGGAGCAAGCTTGGCAGGCATTGGATAA TTACAAAGGAATGTCagagagagaaaagagagaCTTCAATCTTGGTGACACAAACAATGATCATATGAAATATGACAGTCCCCTCTCACCTGAACCCCCGGTCAAGAAACAAAAAGCATTGACTGGTGACAAGCAGAAAG GTGGAGGGCCAAAATCTTTCCTTGCTTTGTGGAACAATAAACTGAGCAGTATCTACTCTAAGAAGCATGTAGAATTTGCTGGTAGACTGGCAACGTCTGGTAGTATGGGAGAGCTGTATCCACATCTCAATTCTGACGGAGAAAG CTCTCCTGTCAACGGTAACGGCAAGGCGTGA